ATTTACCTAAAAGACAGACCGCCCCGATTGACAGCCCTAGAGCAGCTGACAACAGAACCACTGCAACGACACCAACCCCGGAACCCAAGTGAGCAACAACAAATGGATATTCTAACCAGTACAATCCACCGACAAAGTAGCCCGTGCCAAACACCCATCCATAAACAAAGGCCTGCCCCAAACCCCTTGCTATAGAAAGAGCACACAACAGAAGTGAAAAACTAACAAACAATACAGGAAATAAATGCCACGGAGAAAAAGCAACCGCACAAATCAACCCCGCCGCCCCTAGAAGAGAAGTAGTGCCCCAGACTGACCGCCTCTGCAACCAGGAGGAATGTTGGCCTGTTAGCACTTGCCTATTCTAGCCTTCCGTCCCCAAATCAGTCTGATTGCTATCTAAGGTTGATGTTACCGGATAGACCCTTAGCCGCCTCACTTTACGGGGGTCAGCTTCAACAACCTCAAATGTGAGGCCACTTTGATGGGCAATAAGTTCCCCCCTGGAAGGAACCCGCCCCACTAACTCACATACCAACCCTCCCAGNGTAATTATCTCATCGTCACGATTATCTGGAAGCAAGTCTATATTTATTTGTTCTTCTAACTCTGCTACCGCCACGCGTGCATCGGCATCAAGCAAGCCGTCGTTCCTTCTAACAAGGCTCGGCTCACTTACCCGATCGTGCTCATCCTCAATCTCACCAACAATTTCCTCAACCAGATCTTCGATAGTTACCAAACCATCTGTCCCACCGAATTCGTCCACGACCAAGGCCATATGAATTTTTGTTACTCGCATCTCCAAGAGTAAGTCTTGAANCCGCATAGAGGATGGAACATACAAAAGTGGGCGTAAAATGGAACCAAGCTGAAAGTCCGCCTTTTCTTTCCAGTACGTTATGACGTCGCGAATATGCACCATACCACTTACATCATCGAGGCTACCCGCATGGACTGGAACCCTCGAATGGCCCCTTTCACATATCAACCTGATTAACTCATCGAGCAATATATCGGCGGGCACAGAGACGATGTCTGCACGTGGAACCATGACGTCAGCGACATCCAGACGTCCAAAATCCAATAGGTTCCGAAACATGGTGCGTTCCTCAGCAGCACCCGGCACACTATCCTCATGATGCTCTTCAATCAGCTCTTCAATGGATTCGCGAAAGCTATTGCTCCCTGACTTAAAACCTAGGAAGCCCTTAAAGGTATCCAGGAAACCTGCCAGCTGCCAGCTCGTGGTCTGAAATTCTGCACCGATTTTGTTAATTCCGTCTTTACTTCCGTCTCTTGAATTAGTCACAGTCCAATCAACCCCTCAAAGAGCTCTCCAAGTAAGGGCTGCCAATTCCCAAACTTTGTAATGATTCAACTTCAAGCTTCTCCATTACCTCTGCTTCTGCCCCAACCTGATGGTCAAACCCCAAGAGATGCAACGCACCATGTACTACCATGTGGGCCAAGTGAGCCCGTATGGTAATACGCGCAGCCTCCGCCTCCTCCACCAGGGTTTCAAAAGCCACAACTATATCTCCCAAAAGGGGCGGTATCTCAGGCTCAAACCGAGAACTAATACTGGCCGCCGGAAAAGACAAAACATTGGTGGGCCCCTCAACACCCCTATATTTTCTGTTTAACCTAGCAATGACGCTGTCGCTGGATAGAAGTATGCTCACCTCACCTCTCACCGCTATTTGACCGGCTGCTTCAAAGGAAGCACGCAGGGCCGCTTCACAACACATACCTACATCAAACTTCAGATTATGCCATTTTGGCTCATCGTCTCTAAGACAAATTGTAAGTGTATCTGCTCTGTCAGCCATTAACCTCACTAGATACAATTCCTTCTGTACCTTCCCCTGTTCGGCCATGGTGCCTTTTCTCAAAATCAGCATAAGCATTTACAATCCGTGTTACGAGCTGATGCCTTACAACATCTCGTCCCGAAAACCTAA
This genomic interval from Rhodospirillaceae bacterium contains the following:
- the ybeY gene encoding rRNA maturation RNase YbeY, whose translation is MLMLILRKGTMAEQGKVQKELYLVRLMADRADTLTICLRDDEPKWHNLKFDVGMCCEAALRASFEAAGQIAVRGEVSILLSSDSVIARLNRKYRGVEGPTNVLSFPAASISSRFEPEIPPLLGDIVVAFETLVEEAEAARITIRAHLAHMVVHGALHLLGFDHQVGAEAEVMEKLEVESLQSLGIGSPYLESSLRG
- a CDS encoding magnesium/cobalt efflux protein: MAGFLDTFKGFLGFKSGSNSFRESIEELIEEHHEDSVPGAAEERTMFRNLLDFGRLDVADVMVPRADIVSVPADILLDELIRLICERGHSRVPVHAGSLDDVSGMVHIRDVITYWKEKADFQLGSILRPLLYVPSSMRXQDLLLEMRVTKIHMALVVDEFGGTDGLVTIEDLVEEIVGEIEDEHDRVSEPSLVRRNDGLLDADARVAVAELEEQINIDLLPDNRDDEIITLGGLVCELVGRVPSRGELIAHQSGLTFEVVEADPRKVRRLRVYPVTSTLDSNQTDLGTEG